The Planctomonas sp. JC2975 DNA window ATAGTGGACGAAGTTCGAACCGATGAAACCGGCACCGCCGGTGACGAGGATCTTCATGCGTTAAAGGGTGCTTTCTGGTCGAGAGACTGCGGCCGAGTCTACTGAAGGCCCATTGGTAGACTCTCCCGGTGCAAATCCGCGAGCTGACCGTGCCCGATGCCTACGAGATCACCCCGGTGCAGCATCGGGACGACCGTGGAGTGTTCCTGGAGTGGTATCGGTTCGATCGTCTGGAGGAGACCGTCGGCCACTCGCTGAACCTTCGCCAGGGGAACACGTCGGTGTCGCGTAGGGGCTCCGTGCGCGGCATCCATTTCGCCGACGTGCCGCCCAGCCAGGCCAAGTACGTGACGTGCACTCGCGGAGCGGTGCTCGACTTCGCCATCGACATCCGTGTCGGCTCTCCGGCATTCGGCACCTGGGACACCGTTCTGCTCGATGACGTCGACCGTCGCGCCATTTACGTGCCGGAGGGGCTCGGTCATTGCTTTGTGGCGCTGACCGACGACGCAACGGTGAGCTACCTCGTCACGGACGTGTACAACCCGGGGCGCGAGCACGGCATCAACCCGCTCGACCCCGACCTCGCGCTCGAGTTCCCTCTCCTGCAGGAGGACCTGTTGTTGTCGCCGAAGGATACGGATGCGCCCGGCCTGGCCGAAGCCAGGGAGCAGGGGCTCCTGCCCGACTATGCGGCCGCGAAGGCGTTCTACGCGTCGCTGAACGGAGCGAACTGAGATGCGCGGAGTCATCCTGGCCGGCGGATCGGGCACGCGCCTATGGCCGATCACCAAGGGCATCTCGAAGCAGCTGATGCCGATCTACGACAAGCCGATGGTCTACTACCCGCTCTCGACACTGATGATGGCGGGCATCCGCGAGATCCTGATCATCACGACCCCGGAGTACAACGATCAGTTCCAGGCGTTGCTCGGTGACGGATCGGATCTGGGACTGCGTCTCGAATACGCGGTTCAGCCCTCACCGGACGGGCTGGCGCAAGCATTCATCATCGGCGAAGAGTTCATCGGTGACGAATCGGTAGCGCTCGTGCTCGGCGACAACATCTTCCACGGGACCGGCCTCGGGACAGCGCTGCGGCACGTGACGAACGATGCCGGGGCCACGATCTTCGCCTATCACGTGAGCAATCCGCGGGCATACGGCGTCGTGGAGTTCGACGACGACTTCAAGGCGGTGTCCATCGAGGAGAAGCCGGACCGGCCGAAGAGCAACTACGCGGTGCCCGGACTCTACTTCTACGACAACCACGTGGTCGAGATCGCGAAGACGATCGAACCGAGTGCGCGTGGTGAACTGGAGATCTCGACCGTCAACGAGCGCTACCTGCAGGCGGGCACGCTCAACGTCCAGGTACTCGATCGGGGCACGGCGTGGCTCGACACGGGAACGTTCGAGTCGATGATGCAGGCCTCGGAATACGTTCGGGTGATCGAAGACCGCCAGGGAACCAAGATCGGCTGCATCGAGGAGATCGCGTGGCGCGCGGGCTGGATCGATGACGATCAGGTGCGAGTTCTCGCCGAGCCGCTGTTGAAGAGCGGCTACGGCCGCTACCTCGTGGGTCTCCTCGAAGCCGAGTAGCGAAACTACGACGTCTCCCAGCCGCCACCCGGGCCGGCGGAAACGCGTCCCTTCGCCCACGGGTCTGTCATGGGTTGCCCAGCAGACGATGCCCTAGCATATTTCAGTTGTCTCACGGACGGAACCCGAATGATCTCACCCTGGTTGGTCGCCATTCCGCCGTTTGTGGTCGCAACCGCTCTGTTCGTGCTTCCTGGACTGTTGGTTCGGATCGCTGGGTGGAATGTCCGCTCGTTGGGCTATTACTTCATCTCGCCGGTCATCTCCTTGGCGATCGTCGGCGTTGCGGCGAATGTCGGTCCTTTGATCGGTCTGCGCTGGTCGCTCCTCCCTGTCGCTATCGTGACCGTCTTCGCCGTCGCTATCGCGTATGGGCTGAAACGCTGGGTGGGTCGAGGGCAAGTGGTCGTGAAGCGCCCTCAGAAATGGGCACTTATCGCGAGCGTCGGCGGGCTCGTGGGTGCCGCTATCGTGATGGCGGCGCA harbors:
- the rfbC gene encoding dTDP-4-dehydrorhamnose 3,5-epimerase — its product is MQIRELTVPDAYEITPVQHRDDRGVFLEWYRFDRLEETVGHSLNLRQGNTSVSRRGSVRGIHFADVPPSQAKYVTCTRGAVLDFAIDIRVGSPAFGTWDTVLLDDVDRRAIYVPEGLGHCFVALTDDATVSYLVTDVYNPGREHGINPLDPDLALEFPLLQEDLLLSPKDTDAPGLAEAREQGLLPDYAAAKAFYASLNGAN
- the rfbA gene encoding glucose-1-phosphate thymidylyltransferase RfbA, producing the protein MRGVILAGGSGTRLWPITKGISKQLMPIYDKPMVYYPLSTLMMAGIREILIITTPEYNDQFQALLGDGSDLGLRLEYAVQPSPDGLAQAFIIGEEFIGDESVALVLGDNIFHGTGLGTALRHVTNDAGATIFAYHVSNPRAYGVVEFDDDFKAVSIEEKPDRPKSNYAVPGLYFYDNHVVEIAKTIEPSARGELEISTVNERYLQAGTLNVQVLDRGTAWLDTGTFESMMQASEYVRVIEDRQGTKIGCIEEIAWRAGWIDDDQVRVLAEPLLKSGYGRYLVGLLEAE